In Streptomyces alboniger, the following are encoded in one genomic region:
- a CDS encoding carbohydrate ABC transporter permease: MASANAGGTAKAAPPAPTPRKSVTGTRRMVAVLFLLPALVLLGALVLYPIGYSLFRSFFDSSGDFTAFGNYKTLFTDDSILTAIKNNAVWLVVAPTVATALGLIFAVLTERVRWGTAFKLVIFMPMAISMLAAGIIFRLVYESDPDRGVANAVAVSVHDTFAESSAFPQAHPSTKSPLKSAGDGAFITKEPVEAGTPVVLPLTGVPPNEMPDDAKAAEPARAEAGQVTGTAWQDFTRGKGRGKVNAPDTAELGYAGIKVEAVKDGEVVASTEAGADGTFALPKEADGAQLRFPASNFREPYNGVDWLGPSLITPAVIGSYLWMWAGFAMVLIAAGLASVPRELLEAARVDGANEWQVFRRVTVPLLAPVLAVVLVTLMINVLKIFDLVFVIPPGSSKDDANVLALQLYNSAFGDRDAGVASAIAMLLFLLVIPVMLFNIRRMRREGRR, from the coding sequence ATGGCGTCCGCGAACGCCGGGGGCACTGCCAAGGCGGCGCCCCCGGCTCCGACCCCGCGCAAGAGCGTGACCGGCACCCGCAGGATGGTGGCGGTGCTCTTCCTGCTGCCGGCCCTGGTGCTGCTCGGCGCGCTCGTCCTCTACCCCATCGGGTACTCGCTGTTCCGCAGCTTCTTCGACTCGTCGGGCGACTTCACGGCGTTCGGCAACTACAAGACGCTGTTCACGGACGACAGCATTCTGACCGCCATCAAGAACAACGCGGTCTGGTTGGTCGTGGCGCCCACCGTCGCGACCGCGCTCGGCCTGATCTTCGCCGTGCTGACCGAACGGGTGCGCTGGGGAACGGCGTTCAAGCTCGTCATCTTCATGCCGATGGCGATCTCGATGCTGGCCGCGGGCATCATCTTCCGGCTCGTGTACGAGTCGGACCCCGACCGCGGTGTCGCCAACGCGGTGGCGGTGAGCGTGCACGACACGTTCGCCGAGTCGTCGGCGTTCCCGCAGGCGCACCCCAGCACGAAGTCGCCGCTGAAGTCGGCCGGTGACGGGGCCTTCATCACCAAGGAGCCGGTCGAGGCGGGCACGCCCGTGGTGCTGCCGCTGACCGGCGTGCCGCCGAACGAGATGCCGGACGACGCGAAGGCGGCCGAGCCCGCGCGGGCCGAGGCCGGCCAGGTCACCGGCACGGCCTGGCAGGACTTCACGCGCGGCAAGGGCCGGGGGAAGGTCAACGCCCCCGACACCGCCGAGCTGGGTTACGCGGGCATCAAGGTCGAGGCCGTCAAGGACGGCGAGGTCGTGGCGTCCACCGAGGCCGGGGCGGACGGCACCTTCGCGCTGCCGAAGGAGGCGGACGGCGCCCAACTGCGCTTCCCCGCCTCGAACTTCCGCGAGCCCTACAACGGCGTGGACTGGCTGGGACCGTCCCTGATCACCCCCGCGGTCATCGGCTCGTACCTGTGGATGTGGGCCGGTTTCGCGATGGTCCTGATCGCGGCGGGCCTCGCGAGCGTGCCGCGTGAGCTGCTCGAGGCGGCGCGGGTGGACGGGGCCAACGAGTGGCAGGTGTTCCGCCGGGTGACGGTGCCGCTGCTCGCGCCGGTCCTCGCGGTGGTGCTGGTCACGCTCATGATCAACGTACTGAAGATCTTCGATCTGGTCTTCGTGATCCCGCCGGGCTCCTCGAAGGACGACGCGAACGTCCTCGCGCTCCAGCTCTACAACTCGGCGTTCGGCGACCGTGACGCGGGTGTGGCCAGCGCCATCGCGATGCTGCTCTTCCTCCTGGTGATCCCGGTGATGCTGTTCAACATCCGGCGCATGCGGCGGGAGGGGCGACGATGA
- a CDS encoding ABC transporter substrate-binding protein: protein MRSTLRSTRRAPQHRRTTAKFAAAVVAGALALTVTACGGDDSDDGKKGGKDGGKGDGASVQLPKLDGENVSVSAVWGGSERKVFLKVLDEFEERTGAKVSFVPAQDPIISFLESKVAGGQPPDVAMLPQVGAIEQAVANKWAKPVGAEAQKQLAKNYAKGWQDLGAVDGKQYGVYFKAANKSLVWYNTRVFENAGVKAPKTWDEFMKAAQTIYDSGVPPVSVAGAEAWTLTDWFENIYLSQAGPEKYDQLAQHKIKWTDPSVKDALTTLGELFGKKGFVAGGADGALQTEFPASVKQTFKGGDQPKAGMVFEGDMVSLPISETKAKVGTDAKVFPFPAVGDESPAVVGGDAAVALKDSKGAQALLTYLASPDAARIWAEAGGFISPNKNLDMAAYPNDVQRSIAKALIAAGDDIRFDMSDQAPQAFGGTPGKGEWKALQDFLKNPKDVEGTQKTLETAAAKAYKD, encoded by the coding sequence ATGCGCAGCACTCTTCGCAGTACACGCAGGGCGCCACAACATCGGCGCACCACCGCCAAATTCGCCGCTGCCGTCGTCGCGGGGGCGCTCGCGCTCACCGTCACCGCGTGCGGTGGCGACGACAGCGACGACGGGAAAAAGGGGGGCAAGGACGGCGGCAAGGGCGACGGCGCCTCGGTCCAACTGCCCAAGCTGGACGGGGAGAACGTCTCGGTGTCCGCCGTGTGGGGCGGCTCCGAGCGCAAGGTCTTCCTGAAGGTGCTCGACGAGTTCGAGGAGCGGACGGGCGCCAAGGTCTCCTTCGTGCCCGCCCAGGACCCGATCATCAGCTTCCTGGAGTCCAAGGTGGCGGGCGGGCAGCCGCCGGACGTCGCGATGCTGCCGCAGGTTGGCGCGATCGAGCAGGCCGTGGCGAACAAGTGGGCCAAGCCGGTCGGCGCCGAGGCGCAGAAGCAACTCGCCAAGAACTACGCCAAGGGCTGGCAGGACCTGGGAGCCGTCGACGGCAAGCAGTACGGCGTGTACTTCAAGGCCGCCAACAAGTCGCTGGTCTGGTACAACACCCGCGTCTTCGAGAACGCGGGCGTCAAGGCCCCGAAGACCTGGGACGAGTTCATGAAGGCCGCCCAGACGATCTACGACTCCGGTGTGCCGCCGGTATCGGTCGCGGGCGCCGAGGCGTGGACGCTGACCGACTGGTTCGAGAACATCTATCTGTCGCAGGCGGGCCCGGAGAAGTACGACCAGCTGGCCCAGCACAAGATCAAGTGGACGGACCCGTCCGTGAAGGACGCGCTGACCACGCTCGGTGAGCTGTTCGGGAAGAAGGGCTTCGTCGCGGGCGGCGCGGACGGCGCGCTCCAGACCGAGTTCCCCGCTTCCGTGAAGCAGACGTTCAAGGGCGGCGACCAGCCCAAGGCGGGCATGGTCTTCGAGGGCGACATGGTCTCCCTGCCGATCTCCGAGACCAAGGCGAAGGTGGGCACGGACGCGAAGGTGTTCCCGTTCCCGGCCGTGGGTGACGAGTCGCCGGCCGTGGTCGGCGGCGACGCGGCCGTCGCGCTGAAGGACAGCAAGGGGGCGCAGGCGCTGCTGACCTATCTGGCCTCGCCGGACGCCGCGCGGATCTGGGCCGAGGCGGGCGGGTTCATCTCGCCCAACAAGAACCTGGACATGGCGGCGTACCCGAACGACGTGCAGCGCAGCATCGCCAAGGCGCTCATCGCGGCGGGCGACGACATCCGCTTCGACATGTCCGACCAGGCCCCGCAGGCCTTCGGCGGCACGCCGGGCAAGGGTGAGTGGAAGGCGCTCCAGGACTTCCTGAAGAACCCGAAGGACGTCGAGGGGACGCAGAAGACGCTGGAGACGGCCGCCGCCAAGGCCTACAAGGACTGA
- a CDS encoding PPOX class F420-dependent oxidoreductase: protein MTEATASSAQAFDPHALLAGSRLGVLATIKADGRPQLSPVLPSYDRATGLLRISTTAGTAKTTNLRRDARAALEVTHPDGMAWATAEGTVTLTGPGSDPAGPEVEALVEYYRKAAGEHPDWDEYREVMVAERRVLITMRVERVYGATIR, encoded by the coding sequence ATGACTGAAGCCACCGCCAGCTCCGCTCAGGCCTTCGACCCGCACGCGCTGCTCGCCGGGAGCCGCCTCGGCGTACTCGCGACGATCAAGGCCGACGGCCGCCCGCAGCTCTCCCCGGTTCTGCCGTCGTACGACCGCGCCACGGGCCTCCTCCGGATCTCCACGACCGCGGGCACCGCGAAGACCACCAACCTGCGCCGCGACGCGCGGGCCGCGCTGGAGGTCACCCACCCGGACGGCATGGCCTGGGCCACGGCAGAGGGCACGGTCACCCTCACGGGCCCCGGCTCGGACCCGGCGGGCCCCGAGGTGGAGGCCCTGGTGGAGTACTACCGCAAGGCAGCGGGAGAACACCCGGACTGGGACGAGTACCGCGAGGTGATGGTCGCGGAGCGACGCGTACTGATCACGATGCGGGTGGAGAGGGTGTACGGGGCGACGATCCGCTGA
- a CDS encoding carbohydrate ABC transporter permease → MTTQTEIVKGKQSLGGRIASALGGTALRVFLVLVGLFWLVPTIGLLIGSLRTSADMSESGWWKVFGAPSQMTLDNYSNLLKDETITDSILSSVMITVPATLLVVVLGSLAGYAFAWMDFPGRDWWFIGVVGLLVVPVQVALLPVSELFGEIGIFETTVGVVLFHVAFGLPFAIFLLRNFFAEIPRELLEAARLDGAGELRLFLRVVMPLGTPAIASLGIFQFLWVWNDMLIALIFADSESPPITVALQQQVRFFGDNVHILAPGAFISMVIPLAVFFAFQRQFVSGVMAGAVK, encoded by the coding sequence ATGACGACCCAGACGGAGATCGTCAAGGGCAAGCAGTCCCTCGGCGGGCGGATCGCGTCCGCGCTCGGGGGCACCGCGCTGCGCGTGTTCCTGGTGCTCGTCGGACTGTTCTGGCTGGTGCCGACCATCGGGCTGCTGATCGGCTCGCTGCGCACCTCCGCCGACATGAGCGAGAGCGGCTGGTGGAAGGTGTTCGGCGCGCCCTCGCAGATGACGCTGGACAACTACTCCAACCTCCTCAAGGACGAGACGATCACCGACTCGATCCTGTCCAGCGTCATGATCACGGTCCCGGCGACGCTGCTCGTCGTGGTCCTCGGCTCGCTCGCCGGATACGCCTTCGCCTGGATGGACTTCCCCGGCCGCGACTGGTGGTTCATCGGCGTGGTCGGGCTGCTCGTCGTCCCCGTGCAGGTGGCGCTGCTGCCGGTCTCCGAACTCTTCGGCGAGATCGGCATCTTCGAGACGACGGTCGGCGTGGTCCTCTTCCACGTGGCCTTCGGCCTGCCGTTCGCGATCTTCCTCCTGCGGAACTTCTTCGCGGAGATCCCCCGCGAACTGCTGGAGGCGGCGCGCCTTGACGGGGCGGGTGAGCTGCGGCTGTTCCTGCGGGTCGTGATGCCGCTCGGGACGCCCGCGATCGCCTCGCTCGGCATCTTCCAGTTCCTGTGGGTCTGGAACGACATGCTGATCGCGCTGATCTTCGCCGACTCGGAGAGTCCGCCGATCACGGTGGCGCTCCAGCAGCAGGTGCGGTTCTTCGGCGACAACGTGCACATCCTGGCGCCCGGCGCGTTCATCTCGATGGTGATCCCGCTGGCGGTGTTCTTCGCGTTCCAGCGGCAGTTCGTGTCCGGGGTGATGGCGGGCGCGGTGAAGTGA
- a CDS encoding FHA domain-containing protein — MQIRLTVLGPRSGQPEQQGRPPAATGVHGACDVLVTAPAGTALAAVASGLATAVAGSDSPLVLYAGPERLDAQRCTLGEPPLIDGAVLSLGAPAEPGPEPAGAAAQLHVVAGPDAGGVHLLHGGQIRVGRSADADVPLDDPDVSRLHCAVTLAQDGRVTVTDLGSTNGTSVDGTEVTDRPVRVSPGSLLRIGESALRLTGGGLGAAPGAGGILSTAPDGEGHVRVRVAAAPQPAFLAPSRPPEGTAHHAYGSADWGAAGGDGTHRPSGAHGTHGASGAHGTPGAYETHGPHGSQGDGPSQAYAGGPGAYAPGGGPGAVPPQGGVPDAERTRAGTPPRGTTVPRALRKRSGLSAWARRLAGGRGSEQDEGAYESYEAYADDEDGADGGLGAPEPTPEDLAVAAAARTPESWPDPATLLLTALGPGPRLWERGPGHPEALAVRLGTVDRVAPGDQAPLPAVPVTVSLREAGALGLAGPRERLTGLARAVVAQLGALHSPDCLEIVLISTDRTRTTAERTAEWAWLGWLPHLRPTHGQDCRLLLAYDRDQAATRTGELIRRLDDHIADEGVANAGKAGPFGGPDPLGGPGSFGEPGSFGAPGSMESAAREPAWRTVVIVDGDPGSAALREATVRLAGEGARAGIHVVCLAETEAASPASPVLDTYEAACSVSPAFRACGAVALLSGDVATALRLMRTAGGRPAGHGTVAAVDAVSAAWAERFARALAPLRTDGTAGEGHARVSAPLPQAARLLDELGLARATPASLMARWAAAADDAEALGGRAVAVLGAGPRGPVVADLAADGPHLLAEGPAGSGRTELLRSIAASLAAAERPDRLGMVLVDGRDSGGAGGAAGRQGAGLGVCTDLPHVTTHLVANDPVRMREFAQSLAAELKRRAELLGRLGFAEWHTQREVSGRMVAQRSPSSSGAGGASGASGPSAAGGASGASGAPSFGASSSGGGAEGSAAVPAQGGDGDLDPTPTSTMRLRPAAARQRAEPGPPLPRLVVLVDDFDALLAPALGSPGRPAAGSVVRALEAVARDGERLGVHLVAATGRSERMPETELGQRASLRVVLDAVASGPEEPAPGRGELRSPDGRATAFQAGRVTGRIPRTATLRPTVVPLEWERMGDPPARRPVRELGNGPTDLALLASALERAARSVSADQVPSLL; from the coding sequence ATGCAGATCCGGCTGACCGTCCTCGGGCCGCGCAGCGGCCAGCCCGAGCAGCAAGGCCGCCCCCCGGCGGCGACCGGCGTCCACGGCGCCTGTGACGTGCTGGTCACCGCGCCCGCCGGGACCGCCCTCGCCGCGGTGGCCTCCGGCCTCGCCACGGCCGTCGCGGGCAGCGACAGCCCCCTCGTGCTGTACGCGGGCCCCGAGCGCCTGGACGCCCAGCGGTGCACGCTCGGTGAGCCCCCCTTGATCGACGGCGCGGTGCTCTCGCTGGGCGCCCCCGCCGAGCCCGGCCCCGAGCCGGCCGGTGCGGCCGCCCAGTTGCACGTGGTGGCGGGGCCCGACGCGGGCGGTGTCCATCTGCTGCACGGCGGCCAGATCCGGGTCGGCCGCTCCGCCGACGCGGACGTGCCGCTGGACGACCCCGACGTCTCCCGGCTGCACTGCGCGGTCACCCTCGCCCAGGACGGCCGCGTGACGGTCACGGACCTCGGCTCGACGAACGGCACCTCGGTGGACGGCACGGAGGTCACCGACCGCCCCGTGCGGGTCTCCCCCGGCTCCCTGCTGCGGATCGGCGAGTCCGCGCTCCGGCTGACCGGCGGCGGCCTCGGCGCGGCCCCGGGAGCGGGCGGCATCCTCTCGACGGCCCCCGACGGCGAGGGGCACGTGCGCGTGCGGGTCGCCGCAGCCCCCCAGCCCGCGTTCCTCGCGCCCTCACGCCCCCCGGAGGGGACCGCCCACCACGCGTACGGCTCGGCGGACTGGGGCGCGGCGGGAGGCGACGGCACCCACCGCCCGTCCGGCGCCCACGGGACCCACGGCGCTTCGGGGGCCCACGGCACTCCAGGGGCGTACGAGACGCACGGGCCGCACGGCTCGCAGGGGGACGGCCCGTCGCAGGCCTACGCCGGCGGGCCCGGGGCGTACGCCCCGGGAGGCGGCCCGGGTGCCGTGCCGCCGCAGGGCGGCGTGCCCGACGCCGAGCGGACCCGCGCCGGGACCCCGCCGCGCGGCACGACCGTCCCGCGCGCCCTGCGCAAGCGGAGCGGCCTCTCCGCCTGGGCCCGGCGGCTGGCCGGGGGCCGGGGCAGCGAGCAGGACGAGGGCGCGTACGAGAGCTATGAGGCCTACGCCGACGACGAGGACGGGGCCGACGGCGGTCTCGGGGCGCCTGAGCCCACGCCGGAGGACCTCGCCGTGGCCGCCGCCGCCCGGACGCCCGAATCCTGGCCGGATCCCGCCACCCTGCTTCTCACGGCGCTCGGCCCCGGCCCCCGTCTGTGGGAGCGCGGCCCCGGTCACCCGGAGGCGCTCGCGGTGCGGCTCGGCACGGTCGACCGGGTGGCCCCCGGCGATCAGGCGCCGCTGCCCGCCGTGCCCGTCACGGTGAGCCTGCGGGAGGCGGGCGCGCTCGGCCTCGCCGGGCCCCGGGAGCGGCTGACCGGCCTGGCCAGGGCCGTCGTCGCCCAGCTCGGCGCGCTGCACTCCCCCGACTGCCTGGAGATCGTGCTGATCAGCACGGACCGCACCCGCACCACCGCGGAACGCACCGCCGAGTGGGCCTGGCTCGGCTGGCTCCCCCATCTGCGGCCCACGCACGGCCAGGACTGCCGGCTCCTCCTCGCCTACGACCGTGATCAGGCGGCGACGCGCACGGGCGAGCTGATCCGGCGCCTTGACGACCACATCGCCGATGAGGGCGTCGCGAATGCCGGGAAAGCCGGTCCTTTCGGAGGCCCCGATCCCCTCGGAGGCCCGGGCTCCTTCGGAGAGCCCGGTTCCTTCGGGGCGCCCGGTTCCATGGAGTCCGCTGCCCGGGAGCCCGCGTGGCGCACTGTCGTCATCGTCGACGGCGACCCCGGGTCGGCCGCGCTGCGCGAGGCGACCGTCCGGCTCGCCGGTGAGGGCGCGCGGGCCGGGATCCACGTCGTGTGCCTCGCCGAGACCGAGGCCGCCTCACCCGCCTCGCCGGTCCTCGACACGTACGAGGCGGCCTGCTCGGTGTCGCCCGCCTTCCGCGCGTGCGGTGCCGTCGCGCTGCTCAGCGGAGACGTGGCGACCGCGCTGCGCCTGATGCGGACGGCGGGCGGGCGCCCCGCGGGGCACGGCACCGTCGCCGCCGTGGACGCGGTCTCGGCGGCCTGGGCCGAGCGGTTCGCACGGGCGCTCGCGCCGCTGCGGACGGACGGCACGGCCGGTGAGGGCCACGCGCGCGTGTCCGCGCCGCTGCCCCAGGCGGCCCGGCTGCTGGACGAGCTGGGGCTCGCCCGGGCCACGCCCGCCTCGCTGATGGCGCGCTGGGCGGCCGCGGCCGACGACGCGGAGGCGCTCGGCGGGCGGGCCGTCGCGGTGCTGGGTGCGGGACCGCGCGGGCCCGTCGTCGCGGATCTCGCCGCAGACGGGCCGCATCTGCTGGCCGAGGGGCCCGCGGGCAGCGGGCGTACGGAGTTGTTGCGCTCCATCGCCGCGTCCCTGGCCGCCGCCGAGCGGCCTGACCGGCTCGGCATGGTCCTCGTCGACGGGCGGGACAGCGGGGGTGCGGGCGGGGCCGCCGGGCGGCAGGGCGCGGGGCTCGGGGTCTGTACGGACCTGCCGCACGTCACCACGCACCTGGTGGCCAACGACCCGGTGCGCATGCGGGAGTTCGCGCAGTCCCTGGCGGCCGAGCTGAAGCGGCGGGCGGAGCTGCTGGGCAGGCTCGGATTCGCCGAGTGGCATACACAGCGGGAGGTCTCGGGGCGGATGGTGGCGCAGAGGTCGCCGTCGTCTTCCGGGGCGGGCGGGGCCTCCGGCGCTTCTGGGCCTTCCGCGGCGGGCGGGGCCTCCGGGGCTTCCGGGGCGCCATCCTTCGGGGCGTCGTCCTCCGGGGGCGGCGCGGAGGGCTCCGCCGCTGTGCCCGCGCAAGGGGGCGACGGTGATCTCGATCCGACGCCCACTTCCACGATGCGGTTGCGGCCCGCGGCGGCGCGGCAGCGGGCCGAGCCCGGGCCTCCGCTGCCGCGGCTCGTCGTGCTCGTCGACGACTTCGACGCGCTGCTCGCGCCCGCCCTCGGCTCTCCGGGGCGGCCGGCGGCCGGCTCGGTCGTGCGCGCCCTGGAGGCGGTCGCGCGGGACGGCGAGCGGCTCGGCGTGCATCTCGTGGCGGCCACGGGGCGCAGTGAGCGGATGCCGGAGACCGAGCTGGGGCAGCGGGCGTCGCTGCGCGTGGTGCTCGACGCGGTGGCCTCGGGGCCTGAGGAGCCCGCGCCGGGGCGGGGTGAACTCCGCTCCCCCGACGGGCGGGCCACCGCCTTCCAGGCGGGGCGGGTCACCGGGCGGATTCCCCGTACGGCGACGCTGCGGCCCACGGTCGTGCCGTTGGAGTGGGAGCGGATGGGGGACCCGCCGGCGCGGCGGCCCGTGCGGGAGCTGGGGAACGGGCCTACGGATCTGGCCTTGCTGGCCAGTGCGTTGGAGCGGGCGGCACGGTCCGTCTCGGCGGATCAGGTGCCGTCGCTTCTTTAG